In Pongo abelii isolate AG06213 chromosome 15, NHGRI_mPonAbe1-v2.0_pri, whole genome shotgun sequence, a single window of DNA contains:
- the AKT1 gene encoding RAC-alpha serine/threonine-protein kinase isoform X2, with translation MSDVAIVKEGWLHKRGEYIKTWRPRYFLLKNDGTFIGYKERPQDVDQREAPLNNFSVAQCQLMKTERPRPNTFIIRCLQWTTVIERTFHVETPEEREEWTTAIQTVADGLKKQEEEEMDFRSGSPSDNSGAEEMEVSLAKPKHRVTMNEFEYLKLLGKGTFGKVILVKEKATGRYYAMKILKKEVIVAKDEVAHTLTENRVLQNSRHPFLTALKYSFQTHDRLCFVMEYANGGELFFHLSRERVFSEDRARFYGAEIVSALDYLHSEKNVVYRDLKLENLMLDKDGHIKITDFGLCKEGIKDGATMKTFCGTPEYLAPEVLEDNDYGRAVDWWGLGVVMYEMMCGRLPFYNQDHEKLFELILMEEIRFPRTLGPEAKSLLSGLLKKDPKQRLGGGSEDAKEIMQHRFFAGIVWQHVYEKKLSPPFKPQVTSETDTRYFDEEFTAQMITITPPDQDDSMECVDSERRPHFPQFSYSASGTA, from the exons GGGAGTACATCAAGACCTGGCGGCCACGCTACTTCCTCCTCAAGAATGATGGCACCTTCATTGGCTACAAGGAGCGGCCGCAGGACGTGGACCAACGTGAGGCCCCCCTCAACAACTTCTCTGTGGCGC AGTGCCAGCTGATGAAGACGGAGCGGCCCCGGCCCAACACCTTCATCATCCGCTGCCTGCAGTGGACCACTGTCATTGAACGCACCTTCCACGTGGAGACTCCTGAGGAGCG GGAGGAGTGGACAACCGCCATCCAGACGGTGGCCGACGGCCTcaagaagcaggaggaggaggagatggactTCCGGTCGGGCTCACCCAGTGACAACTCAGGGGCTGAAGAGATGGAGGTGTCCCTGGCCAAGCCCAAGCACCGCGTG ACCATGAATGAGTTTGAGTACCTGAAGCTGCTGGGCAAGGGCACTTTTGGGAAGGTGATCCTGGTGAAGGAGAAGGCTACAGGGCGCTACTACGCCATGAAGATCCTCAAGAAGGAAGTCATCGTGGCCAAG GACGAGGTGGCCCACACACTCACGGAGAACCGTGTCCTGCAGAACTCCAGGCACCCCTTCCTCACG GCCCTGAAGTACTCTTTCCAGACCCACGACCGCCTCTGCTTCGTCATGGAGTACGCCAACGGGGGCGAG CTGTTCTTCCACCTGTCCCGGGAGCGTGTGTTCTCTGAGGACCGGGCCCGCTTCTATGGCGCTGAGATCGTGTCAGCCCTGGACTACCTGCACTCGGAGAAGAACGTGGTGTACCGGGACCTCAAG CTGGAGAACCTCATGCTGGACAAGGACGGGCACATTAAGATCACAGACTTCGGGCTGTGCAAGGAGGGGATCAAGGATGGTGCTACCATGAAGACCTTCTGCGGCACACCCGAGTACCTGGCCCCTGAG GTGCTGGAGGACAATGACTACGGCCGTGCGGTGGACTggtgggggctgggcgtggtCATGTACGAGATGATGTGCGGCCGCCTGCCCTTCTACAACCAGGACCATGAGAAGCTTTTTGAGCTCATCCTCATGGAGGAGATCCGCTTCCCGCGCACGCTTGGTCCCGAGGCCAAGTCCTTGCTCTCGGGGCTGCTCAAGAAGGACCCCAAGCAGAG GCTTGGCGGGGGTTCCGAGGACGCCAAGGAGATCATGCAGCATCGCTTCTTTGCCGGCATCGTGTGGCAGCATGTGTACGAGAAGAAG CTCAGCCCGCCCTTCAAGCCCCAGGTCACATCGGAGACCGACACCAGGTATTTTGACGAGGAGTTCACGGCCCAGATGATCACCATCACACCACCTGACCAAG ATGACAGCATGGAGTGTGTGGACAGCGAGCGCAGGCCCCACTTCCCCCAGTTCTCCTACTCGGCCAGCGGCACGGCCTGA
- the AKT1 gene encoding RAC-alpha serine/threonine-protein kinase isoform X1, giving the protein MSDVAIVKEGWLHKRGEYIKTWRPRYFLLKNDGTFIGYKERPQDVDQREAPLNNFSVAQCQLMKTERPRPNTFIIRCLQWTTVIERTFHVETPEEREEWTTAIQTVADGLKKQEEEEMDFRSGSPSDNSGAEEMEVSLAKPKHRVTMNEFEYLKLLGKGTFGKVILVKEKATGRYYAMKILKKEVIVAKDEVAHTLTENRVLQNSRHPFLTRGAGLPSCLWGRSCSFASFQALKYSFQTHDRLCFVMEYANGGELFFHLSRERVFSEDRARFYGAEIVSALDYLHSEKNVVYRDLKLENLMLDKDGHIKITDFGLCKEGIKDGATMKTFCGTPEYLAPEVLEDNDYGRAVDWWGLGVVMYEMMCGRLPFYNQDHEKLFELILMEEIRFPRTLGPEAKSLLSGLLKKDPKQRLGGGSEDAKEIMQHRFFAGIVWQHVYEKKLSPPFKPQVTSETDTRYFDEEFTAQMITITPPDQDDSMECVDSERRPHFPQFSYSASGTA; this is encoded by the exons GGGAGTACATCAAGACCTGGCGGCCACGCTACTTCCTCCTCAAGAATGATGGCACCTTCATTGGCTACAAGGAGCGGCCGCAGGACGTGGACCAACGTGAGGCCCCCCTCAACAACTTCTCTGTGGCGC AGTGCCAGCTGATGAAGACGGAGCGGCCCCGGCCCAACACCTTCATCATCCGCTGCCTGCAGTGGACCACTGTCATTGAACGCACCTTCCACGTGGAGACTCCTGAGGAGCG GGAGGAGTGGACAACCGCCATCCAGACGGTGGCCGACGGCCTcaagaagcaggaggaggaggagatggactTCCGGTCGGGCTCACCCAGTGACAACTCAGGGGCTGAAGAGATGGAGGTGTCCCTGGCCAAGCCCAAGCACCGCGTG ACCATGAATGAGTTTGAGTACCTGAAGCTGCTGGGCAAGGGCACTTTTGGGAAGGTGATCCTGGTGAAGGAGAAGGCTACAGGGCGCTACTACGCCATGAAGATCCTCAAGAAGGAAGTCATCGTGGCCAAG GACGAGGTGGCCCACACACTCACGGAGAACCGTGTCCTGCAGAACTCCAGGCACCCCTTCCTCACG CGTGGTGCAGGGCTGCCGTCCTGCCTGTGGGGCCGCAGTTGCAGCTTCGCTTCCTTCCAGGCCCTGAAGTACTCTTTCCAGACCCACGACCGCCTCTGCTTCGTCATGGAGTACGCCAACGGGGGCGAG CTGTTCTTCCACCTGTCCCGGGAGCGTGTGTTCTCTGAGGACCGGGCCCGCTTCTATGGCGCTGAGATCGTGTCAGCCCTGGACTACCTGCACTCGGAGAAGAACGTGGTGTACCGGGACCTCAAG CTGGAGAACCTCATGCTGGACAAGGACGGGCACATTAAGATCACAGACTTCGGGCTGTGCAAGGAGGGGATCAAGGATGGTGCTACCATGAAGACCTTCTGCGGCACACCCGAGTACCTGGCCCCTGAG GTGCTGGAGGACAATGACTACGGCCGTGCGGTGGACTggtgggggctgggcgtggtCATGTACGAGATGATGTGCGGCCGCCTGCCCTTCTACAACCAGGACCATGAGAAGCTTTTTGAGCTCATCCTCATGGAGGAGATCCGCTTCCCGCGCACGCTTGGTCCCGAGGCCAAGTCCTTGCTCTCGGGGCTGCTCAAGAAGGACCCCAAGCAGAG GCTTGGCGGGGGTTCCGAGGACGCCAAGGAGATCATGCAGCATCGCTTCTTTGCCGGCATCGTGTGGCAGCATGTGTACGAGAAGAAG CTCAGCCCGCCCTTCAAGCCCCAGGTCACATCGGAGACCGACACCAGGTATTTTGACGAGGAGTTCACGGCCCAGATGATCACCATCACACCACCTGACCAAG ATGACAGCATGGAGTGTGTGGACAGCGAGCGCAGGCCCCACTTCCCCCAGTTCTCCTACTCGGCCAGCGGCACGGCCTGA